TGCGGACGCGGGCGGGCCAGGTCCAGCCGGTGACGAGCCTTAGCGGCGTGGCAGCCAGCGAGATGATCAGCAGGGCCAGTGCCAGAATGCCGGTCTGGAGTTGCAGGCGCTGCACCGGGTTCGCGCCCAGCGCACCGGTCTGGGCGTCCCAGAGCATCACGGCCATCGGCACCAGACCGCCCACCACGATGCCTGGGCCGAGGCCACCGAATTTGCTGGTTTTGCGGCGCGGCTTACTCTTGGTGAGGCTGGCTGCCGGGGAAGGGGAGGCTTTGGACATGGCGTTTAAAAGTTCTTCTTCAGGTCCATGCCCGAATACAGCGAGGCGACCTGATCGGCGTAGCCGTTGAACATCAGCGTGGGTCGCCGTCCCAGATCGCCGATGCGCCGCTCGGTGGCCTGACTCCAGCGCGGGTGATCGACCTTGGGGTTTACATTGGCGTAAAAGCCGTACTCATCGGGCGCGGCGATGCTCCAGGTGGTCTTGGGCTGCTTCTCGGTGAAGGTGATCCGCACGATGGACTTGATGTTCTTGAAACCGTACTTCCAGGGCACCACCAGCCGCAGCGGCGCGCCGTTCTGCCCCGGCAGGACCCGGCCCGCCAGCCCCACCGCCATGAAGGCCAGCGGATTGAGCGCTTCATCGAGTCGCAGTCCCTCCACATAGGGCCAGGTCAGCACGTCGGAGCGCTGGCCAGGAAACTGCTTGGGGTCGAGCAGCGTTGTGAACTGCACGTACTTGGCCTTGCTGGTGGGGTTGAGGCGGCGAATCAGGCCCGCCAGCGGAAAGCCCAGCCAG
This portion of the Deinococcus rubellus genome encodes:
- the msrP gene encoding protein-methionine-sulfoxide reductase catalytic subunit MsrP; the protein is MTKLPPEPDQNAAKPEPSRIVNPRREFLRSAGLFTGTVAALGGGLELLSRRPGAVAESVVPGLVGQAKRPLGPYDVSDPVTPYQQATTYNNFYEFGTDKADPARLAATLKPRPWTVKIDGEVKKPMTVDIDTLQSWFPLEDRIYRMRCVEGWSMVMPWLGFPLAGLIRRLNPTSKAKYVQFTTLLDPKQFPGQRSDVLTWPYVEGLRLDEALNPLAFMAVGLAGRVLPGQNGAPLRLVVPWKYGFKNIKSIVRITFTEKQPKTTWSIAAPDEYGFYANVNPKVDHPRWSQATERRIGDLGRRPTLMFNGYADQVASLYSGMDLKKNF